Proteins from a genomic interval of Ciona intestinalis chromosome 9, KH, whole genome shotgun sequence:
- the LOC101242807 gene encoding NADH-ubiquinone oxidoreductase assembly factor N7BML-like — protein MAFLRRGAAYLSRLAKTKPDRIFVGQDLQGTCYYEIPQQTYWFGLSEARYQRLAEPQGVDLNEVKMLRVTPEWDSWLRGRRDDPPTLEELEMNVNKFNMMQEKISKLADKQQKESIAKETVKEKIEKDKKQEQQDVESWGSKS, from the coding sequence ATGGCGTTCCTAAGAAGAGGGGCAGCTTACCTGTCTCGACTGGCAAAAACAAAGCCCGATCGCATCTTCGTAGGGCAAGACTTACAGGGGACTTGTTATTACGAAATTCCTCAGCAAACTTATTGGTTCGGACTCTCTGAAGCTAGATATCAAAGATTAGCAGAACCACAGGGCGTCGATTTAAACGAAGTAAAAATGCTCAGAGTTACCCCCGAATGGGATTCTTGGCTGAGGGGGCGACGTGACGACCCACCTACATTGGAAGAACTTGAAATGAACGTTAATAAGTTTAACATGATGCaagaaaaaatttcaaaattagcagataaacaacaaaaagaaagcATTGCAAAAGAAACAGTTAaggaaaaaattgaaaaagacaaaaaacaaGAGCAACAAGATGTTGAATCGTGGGGTTCAAAATCCTGA